The following are encoded together in the Notolabrus celidotus isolate fNotCel1 chromosome 9, fNotCel1.pri, whole genome shotgun sequence genome:
- the tm2d2 gene encoding TM2 domain-containing protein 2, which yields MISVSYILLCGQFLLLLTVILLQSLDGIHSQNSTTMETPSTSSGQGATAAPFSEQPAETVKYELPADSVNNTESYEYRPPSPVVLCSYLPEEFIFCQDPVDHAGNNSAYLEMGHGCVGWGGQTQKEVNHTPVICTALDDIECAGPREFLRGNVPCIKYTGHYFITTLLYSFFLGCFGVDRFCLGHTGTAVGKLLTLGGLGIWWFVDLILLITGGLMPSDYSNWCTYY from the exons ATGATTTCAGTGAGTTACATCCTGCTGTGCGGACAGTTCCTGCTCCTCCTGACGGTCATTCTGTTACAAAGTCTGGATGGGATTCACTCTCAAAACTCAACGACGATGGAGACTCCCTCCACGTCCTCCGGTCAGGGAGCGACAGCAGCCCCGTTCAGCGAGCAGCCAGCAGAGACCGTGAAGTACGAGTTACCTGCTGACAGTGTGAATAACACAGAGAGCTACGAGTACAGACCTCCATCACCTGTCGTCCTCTGCAGCTACCT ACCTGAGGAGTTCATCTTCTGCCAAGACCCAGTGGACCATGCAGGGAACAACAGTGCGTACTTGGAGATGGGCCATGGTTGTGTTGGG TGGGGCGGCCAGACTCAGAAAGAGGTGAACCACACACCCGTCATCTGCACCGCTCTGGATGACATAGAGTGTGCCGGACCCCGAGAGTTCCTCAGAGGAAACGTACCGTGCATCAA atacacaggaCACTACTTCATCACCACGCTGCTGTACTCCTTCTTCCTCGGCTGCTTCGGGGTGGATCGGTTCTGCCTGGGCCACACTGGCACCGCCGTTGGGAAGCTACTGACCTTAGGCGGTCTGGGAATCTGGTGGTTTGTTGACctgatcctgctcatcaccggCGGCCTGATGCCCAGCGATTACAGCAACTGGTGCACCTACTACTGA